A single window of Micrococcaceae bacterium Sec5.1 DNA harbors:
- a CDS encoding DUF6504 family protein: MGLFSESVDVICTDTGQPQEIQWKGTHYLVTNEPLRWYERRQWWVEESRAPLGSGAGLVDHEIWRVQLQRPQDEGQTGKTITLDLVRHLASGRWRLLRIHDAAPAQAVEPDEAA; the protein is encoded by the coding sequence ATGGGGCTTTTCAGCGAGTCCGTGGACGTCATCTGCACGGATACAGGCCAACCGCAGGAAATCCAGTGGAAAGGAACCCACTACCTCGTCACCAACGAACCCCTCAGATGGTACGAACGACGCCAATGGTGGGTAGAAGAAAGCCGGGCCCCACTGGGAAGCGGCGCAGGCTTGGTGGATCACGAGATCTGGCGGGTCCAACTCCAGCGCCCGCAGGACGAAGGGCAAACCGGCAAAACCATCACCCTTGACCTCGTCCGCCACCTCGCCAGCGGCCGCTGGCGGCTTCTACGCATCCACGACGCCGCACCGGCCCAAGCAGTCGAACCAGACGAAGCCGCCTGA
- a CDS encoding SOS response-associated peptidase encodes MARAVGDLLADFDAELENEIALEKSWNVAPTDAVPIVLERLVDDGLKRQLHVARWGLVPSWAKDPKGGARLINARSETLLEKPSFRKAAAARRCAVPADGYYEWKKGEGKSKQPYYVHPVNGEGLVFAGLYEWWRDQSMPNDDPDRWLLSMSIITADTPTSESARTRRSASVFDELTVLHDRVPLPMSRETMEAWLDPRQDDAAGLVDMVRSRAHDAAADWTLDAVGQAVGNVRNNSPELIEPVEGLF; translated from the coding sequence ATGGCCCGTGCCGTGGGGGATCTGCTGGCTGACTTTGATGCCGAACTTGAAAACGAGATCGCCCTGGAAAAATCGTGGAATGTGGCTCCAACGGATGCTGTTCCGATTGTGCTGGAAAGGCTCGTGGACGATGGTTTGAAGCGGCAGTTGCATGTTGCGCGTTGGGGGTTGGTGCCCTCATGGGCGAAAGATCCCAAAGGTGGCGCGCGCCTGATCAATGCGCGCAGTGAGACTCTCCTGGAGAAGCCGTCATTCCGAAAGGCTGCGGCGGCCAGGCGCTGCGCTGTTCCCGCTGATGGGTATTACGAGTGGAAGAAGGGTGAGGGAAAGTCCAAGCAGCCCTACTACGTGCATCCGGTGAATGGTGAGGGGTTGGTCTTCGCCGGCCTGTATGAATGGTGGCGGGACCAATCGATGCCCAATGACGACCCCGACCGGTGGCTGTTGTCCATGTCCATCATCACTGCCGATACTCCGACGTCCGAATCAGCCCGCACGCGCCGCAGTGCCTCCGTCTTTGACGAGCTGACTGTTCTGCATGACAGGGTCCCTTTGCCCATGAGCAGGGAAACGATGGAGGCCTGGCTGGATCCACGCCAGGACGATGCGGCCGGTTTGGTGGACATGGTCCGCTCAAGGGCGCACGATGCCGCTGCTGACTGGACGCTCGACGCTGTGGGGCAAGCGGTCGGAAATGTCCGCAACAACTCACCGGAACTCATTGAACCGGTGGAGGGCCTTTTCTAG
- a CDS encoding FAD-dependent monooxygenase, which yields MKKVDIVGGGIAGLALAGTLDPSQFHVTVYEQRAGLPAVGTTLAMWPEAQEALASLGILGAVRESSPIIRGGALRSATGVRWLSVEGQNLVGVARHTLLRLLDSAVPSTVQRRIEKLDAVPSDAHLTVAADGVHSMVRRSVWGQARSAKLTRYLAVRGVIAQEPGSETIGEYWGRGDLFGIGPSSGGTNWYASFRSRMGPEGIDVGEALAVARRRYAGHSQGIQHVLQAATPETSLAQRIWIAPPLWRYSRGNVVLIGDAAHAMAPNLGRGACESLIDAVTLGKLVNTLPLYQALKAYNRQRVLRTQQYRIGSSLMMRVALAEGAQPLRDKLLDLAAKQKSKAPGRSKTSQ from the coding sequence ATGAAAAAAGTGGATATCGTCGGCGGTGGCATAGCAGGCCTCGCGCTGGCAGGAACTCTTGATCCCAGCCAGTTCCACGTCACCGTGTACGAACAGCGGGCCGGCCTCCCGGCGGTAGGAACAACCCTGGCCATGTGGCCTGAAGCCCAGGAGGCCCTGGCGTCATTGGGGATACTTGGGGCCGTCCGCGAAAGCAGCCCCATCATCAGGGGCGGTGCGCTACGGAGTGCCACAGGGGTGCGGTGGCTGAGCGTGGAAGGGCAGAACCTTGTGGGCGTCGCCCGCCACACGCTCCTGCGACTCCTGGACTCAGCCGTACCCTCAACAGTCCAACGACGCATCGAAAAGCTGGATGCGGTTCCAAGCGACGCCCACCTGACAGTGGCGGCAGATGGGGTGCACAGCATGGTGAGGCGCTCCGTGTGGGGCCAAGCACGTTCGGCCAAGCTGACACGCTACCTCGCCGTTCGAGGCGTCATTGCCCAAGAACCGGGCAGCGAAACCATAGGTGAGTACTGGGGGCGCGGGGACCTCTTTGGCATAGGCCCTTCAAGCGGCGGAACCAACTGGTATGCGTCCTTCCGCTCCCGGATGGGGCCCGAGGGAATTGACGTCGGCGAAGCCCTGGCAGTTGCGCGCCGCCGCTACGCCGGGCACTCCCAAGGCATCCAGCATGTCCTGCAAGCAGCGACGCCCGAAACATCATTGGCGCAACGCATTTGGATCGCCCCGCCACTATGGCGTTATTCCCGGGGCAATGTGGTCCTCATCGGCGACGCGGCCCACGCCATGGCACCCAACCTCGGACGAGGCGCTTGCGAATCACTGATAGACGCCGTCACCTTGGGCAAGCTGGTCAACACCCTGCCCCTGTACCAAGCCCTCAAGGCGTACAACCGTCAACGCGTTCTTCGGACCCAGCAATACCGCATCGGCTCATCCCTGATGATGCGCGTGGCGCTCGCAGAAGGTGCGCAACCCCTCCGCGACAAGCTGCTGGACCTTGCTGCCAAGCAAAAGTCCAAAGCGCCCGGAAGGAGCAAAACTTCCCAGTAG
- a CDS encoding CDP-alcohol phosphatidyltransferase family protein — translation MLNRHARGFFTSLFTPLARWLLKIGVSPDTVTVAGTAGVILGGLVLYPLGYLWWGSVVVAFFAFSDVVDGIMARLQGRSGGWGNFLDSTLDRLADGAIFAGLTIWFFTKGEDPAIGTAAVVCLVLGMVVSYARAKAESLGYQASVGIAERAERLASVLLVTGLTGLGLPAVVLFATLILLALASVVTIVQRMATVRKQAMAEA, via the coding sequence ATGCTCAATAGGCATGCGCGTGGTTTCTTTACTTCCCTTTTCACACCCTTGGCACGTTGGCTCCTCAAGATTGGCGTGTCTCCAGACACAGTGACCGTGGCTGGTACAGCAGGAGTCATTCTCGGCGGACTGGTTCTATACCCGCTGGGATATCTGTGGTGGGGTTCAGTGGTGGTCGCGTTCTTCGCGTTCTCGGACGTCGTGGATGGCATTATGGCCCGTTTGCAAGGCCGAAGCGGCGGCTGGGGAAACTTCCTCGATTCCACCTTGGACCGTTTGGCGGACGGCGCCATCTTTGCGGGGCTGACCATCTGGTTCTTCACCAAAGGTGAGGACCCGGCTATTGGTACTGCCGCCGTCGTTTGCCTGGTACTGGGCATGGTGGTTTCCTATGCGCGGGCAAAGGCCGAGTCACTGGGCTATCAAGCCAGCGTTGGCATTGCCGAGCGTGCAGAGCGTTTAGCTTCGGTGCTTCTCGTCACCGGGCTCACAGGGCTGGGACTTCCAGCAGTGGTGCTCTTCGCCACCCTGATCCTTCTCGCCCTCGCCAGTGTGGTCACTATCGTGCAAAGAATGGCGACTGTCCGCAAGCAAGCGATGGCCGAAGCCTAG
- a CDS encoding HIT domain-containing protein, with protein sequence MQENTGEAADLPGDAEVTDDFGLAGVPDAFQRLWTPHRMAYIKGGQDQFKNKDDCPFCVGPTRSDEESLIVYRGRTCYVVLNLFPYNPGHLLICPYRHVPDYTDITVEETAEFSELTQTAMRVLRKVSNPSGFNLGMNQGVTGGAGIAAHLHQHVVPRWGGDGNFFPIIAQTKAITQTLDEVRKLVAEAWPGESNAQ encoded by the coding sequence GTGCAGGAGAACACAGGCGAGGCAGCTGACCTTCCGGGCGACGCCGAAGTAACCGATGACTTCGGCTTGGCAGGTGTTCCGGACGCTTTTCAGCGCCTGTGGACTCCCCACCGCATGGCCTACATCAAGGGCGGACAGGATCAGTTCAAGAACAAGGACGACTGCCCGTTCTGTGTTGGGCCCACCCGTAGCGATGAGGAATCACTCATCGTCTACCGTGGCAGGACCTGCTATGTGGTGCTCAACCTTTTCCCTTACAACCCAGGCCACTTGCTGATCTGCCCCTACCGCCATGTTCCGGACTACACGGACATCACGGTGGAAGAGACGGCGGAATTCTCCGAACTCACGCAGACAGCCATGCGAGTGCTGAGGAAGGTCTCCAACCCCAGCGGCTTCAACCTGGGCATGAACCAGGGTGTCACCGGTGGAGCAGGGATCGCCGCGCACCTGCACCAGCACGTTGTACCCCGCTGGGGTGGGGACGGAAACTTCTTCCCGATCATCGCCCAGACCAAGGCCATTACGCAGACACTCGACGAGGTCCGCAAACTGGTGGCCGAAGCCTGGCCGGGGGAGTCGAATGCTCAATAG
- the pdxS gene encoding pyridoxal 5'-phosphate synthase lyase subunit PdxS, translating into MSTPDVSNEAGSSANSVTGSSRVKRGMAEMLKGGVIMDVVNVEQARIAEDAGAVAVMALERVPADIRAQGGVSRMSDPDMIDQIIAAVSIPVMAKARIGHFVEAQVLQSLGVDYIDESEVLTPADYVNHIDKWNFTVPFVCGATNLGEALRRINEGAAMIRSKGEAGTGDVSNATGHMRKIRSEIAKLAALPEDELYVAAKELQAPYELVKEIAATGKLPVVLFTAGGIATPADAAMMMQLGADGVFVGSGIFKSGNPAERAAAVVKATTFYDDPDVIAKVSRGLGEAMVGINVDEIPQPHRLAERGW; encoded by the coding sequence GTGTCTACACCAGATGTAAGCAACGAAGCCGGTTCGTCCGCGAACAGCGTCACGGGCAGCAGCCGCGTTAAGCGGGGCATGGCGGAGATGCTCAAGGGCGGCGTCATCATGGACGTCGTTAACGTCGAGCAGGCCCGCATCGCCGAGGACGCCGGTGCCGTCGCCGTCATGGCGCTCGAGCGCGTACCCGCCGATATCCGCGCCCAGGGTGGCGTGTCCCGCATGTCAGATCCGGACATGATCGATCAGATCATCGCTGCCGTGTCCATCCCGGTCATGGCCAAGGCCCGCATCGGCCATTTCGTCGAAGCCCAGGTCCTGCAGTCCCTCGGTGTGGACTACATCGACGAGTCCGAGGTCCTGACGCCGGCCGACTACGTGAACCACATCGACAAGTGGAACTTCACCGTTCCCTTCGTCTGTGGCGCCACCAACCTTGGTGAGGCTTTGCGCCGCATCAACGAAGGCGCGGCGATGATCCGTTCCAAGGGCGAAGCGGGTACCGGCGATGTTTCCAACGCCACAGGGCACATGCGCAAGATCCGTTCCGAGATCGCCAAGCTGGCCGCACTTCCCGAAGACGAGCTGTATGTTGCGGCCAAGGAACTGCAGGCCCCGTACGAGCTGGTCAAGGAAATCGCCGCCACCGGCAAGCTCCCGGTGGTGCTGTTCACCGCTGGTGGCATCGCCACCCCGGCTGACGCTGCGATGATGATGCAGCTCGGCGCCGATGGCGTGTTTGTCGGTTCGGGCATCTTCAAGTCCGGCAACCCCGCCGAGCGCGCTGCCGCCGTCGTGAAGGCCACCACGTTCTACGATGATCCCGACGTCATCGCCAAGGTCTCCCGCGGCCTGGGCGAAGCGATGGTCGGCATCAATGTCGACGAAATCCCGCAGCCCCACCGCTTGGCAGAGCGCGGCTGGTAG
- the thrS gene encoding threonine--tRNA ligase: MSDAQQITLIVDGEETKVTEGTTGAELFFERRDVVVARVNGVLKDLDQVLTEGADVEGVTIESPDGLNVLRHSTAHVMAQAVQQLRPDAKLGIGPYITDGFYFDFDVAEPFTPEDLRQLEKMMQKIINQNQKFVRRVVTEEEAREAMAGEPYKLELLGKKNDAADAGEGVNVEVGAGDITIYDNVDRKSGESVWCDLCRGPHLPNTKIISNAFALTRSSSAYWLGNQNNQQLQRIYGTAWPTKEALKAYQERIAEAERRDHRKLGVELDLFSFPDELGSGLPVFHPKGGIIRKAMEDYSRQRHVDAGYEFVYTPHITKGHLYEVSGHLDWYKDGMFPPMQVDAELNEDGTVRKPAQDYYLKPMNCPMHNLIFRSRGRSYRELPLRLFEFGSVYRYEKSGVVHGLTRVRGMTQDDAHIYCTREQMKDELTTTLNFVLGLLKDYGLDDFYLELSTKNEEKFVGDDAAWEEATRTLAEVAEASGLDLVPDPGGAAFYGPKISVQAKDALGRTWQMSTIQLDFNLPERFELEYQAADGTRQRPVMIHRALFGSVERFMGVLTEHYAGAFPAWLSPVQVVGIPVAEAFNDYMFDVVGQLKAAGIRAEVDISSDRFPKKIRTASKDKVPFVLIAGGEDAEAGAVSFRFRDGSQDNGVPVAEAVRRIVDAVKNRES; the protein is encoded by the coding sequence GTGTCAGATGCCCAACAGATCACCCTCATCGTCGATGGCGAAGAGACCAAGGTGACGGAAGGGACTACCGGCGCGGAACTCTTCTTCGAGCGCCGCGACGTCGTTGTTGCCCGTGTCAATGGTGTGCTGAAGGACCTTGACCAGGTTCTCACCGAGGGTGCAGACGTCGAAGGTGTCACCATCGAGTCTCCTGACGGACTCAACGTTCTCCGTCACTCCACCGCGCACGTGATGGCCCAGGCCGTGCAGCAGCTGCGGCCTGATGCCAAGCTTGGCATCGGCCCTTACATTACTGACGGCTTCTACTTCGACTTCGACGTCGCTGAGCCGTTCACCCCGGAAGACCTGCGCCAGCTGGAAAAGATGATGCAGAAGATCATCAACCAGAACCAGAAGTTCGTTCGCCGCGTGGTCACCGAAGAAGAAGCCCGCGAAGCCATGGCCGGCGAACCCTACAAGCTTGAGTTGCTGGGCAAGAAGAACGACGCCGCCGACGCCGGAGAAGGCGTGAACGTTGAAGTCGGTGCCGGCGACATCACTATTTACGACAATGTGGACCGCAAGAGCGGCGAAAGCGTCTGGTGCGACCTCTGCCGGGGACCGCACCTGCCCAACACCAAGATCATCTCCAACGCGTTCGCGCTGACGCGCTCATCCTCCGCATACTGGCTGGGCAACCAGAACAACCAGCAGCTTCAGCGAATCTACGGCACCGCATGGCCCACAAAGGAAGCCCTCAAGGCTTACCAGGAACGCATCGCTGAGGCAGAACGCCGCGACCACCGGAAGCTGGGTGTGGAGCTGGATCTGTTCTCGTTCCCGGACGAACTTGGATCGGGCCTTCCTGTGTTCCACCCCAAGGGCGGCATCATCCGCAAGGCCATGGAGGACTACTCCCGTCAGCGCCACGTGGACGCCGGCTATGAGTTTGTATACACCCCGCACATCACCAAGGGACACCTTTACGAGGTCTCCGGCCACCTTGACTGGTACAAGGACGGCATGTTCCCGCCGATGCAGGTGGATGCTGAGCTCAATGAAGACGGCACCGTGCGAAAGCCTGCGCAGGACTATTACCTGAAGCCGATGAACTGCCCCATGCACAACCTGATCTTCCGCTCACGCGGCCGGTCCTACCGCGAACTGCCGTTGCGCCTGTTCGAATTCGGCTCGGTGTACCGGTACGAGAAATCCGGTGTTGTGCACGGACTGACCCGTGTCCGTGGCATGACACAGGACGACGCCCACATCTACTGCACCCGGGAGCAGATGAAGGACGAACTCACCACAACACTGAACTTCGTCCTTGGCCTCCTCAAGGATTACGGCCTGGATGATTTCTACCTCGAGCTCTCCACGAAGAACGAGGAAAAGTTCGTAGGTGACGATGCCGCCTGGGAGGAAGCCACCCGCACACTCGCCGAGGTTGCGGAGGCCTCCGGGCTGGATCTGGTACCGGACCCGGGTGGAGCAGCATTCTATGGGCCCAAGATCTCCGTCCAGGCGAAGGACGCCCTCGGCAGGACCTGGCAGATGTCCACGATTCAGTTGGACTTCAACCTGCCTGAACGCTTCGAGCTGGAGTACCAGGCAGCGGATGGAACGCGCCAGCGTCCCGTCATGATTCACCGCGCCCTCTTCGGCTCGGTGGAGCGGTTCATGGGCGTTCTCACCGAGCACTACGCCGGTGCCTTCCCCGCATGGCTATCTCCCGTCCAAGTAGTGGGCATCCCTGTGGCCGAGGCATTCAACGACTACATGTTCGACGTCGTCGGCCAGCTGAAAGCCGCGGGAATCCGCGCAGAGGTGGACATTTCTTCAGACCGTTTCCCGAAGAAGATCCGCACGGCCAGCAAGGACAAGGTCCCATTCGTCCTGATCGCGGGCGGTGAGGACGCCGAGGCAGGTGCTGTCTCGTTCCGCTTCCGTGATGGCAGCCAGGATAACGGCGTGCCCGTGGCAGAAGCGGTCCGCAGAATCGTGGACGCTGTCAAGAACCGCGAAAGCTGA
- a CDS encoding mycoredoxin gives MDFTPDSGTITMFSTTWCGYCNRLKKQLDAKGIGYTEINIEEVDGTAELVEQLNGGNRTVPTVLFPDGTAATNPSASEVENRLAA, from the coding sequence GTGGACTTCACTCCCGACTCCGGCACCATCACCATGTTCTCGACCACCTGGTGCGGCTACTGCAACCGCCTGAAGAAGCAGCTCGACGCCAAGGGCATCGGCTACACCGAGATCAACATCGAAGAAGTAGATGGCACGGCCGAACTCGTCGAGCAGCTCAACGGAGGCAACCGCACCGTCCCCACTGTCCTCTTCCCGGACGGAACCGCGGCAACCAACCCTTCTGCTTCCGAGGTAGAAAACCGCCTCGCAGCCTAG
- a CDS encoding TetR family transcriptional regulator — protein sequence MPDRRTDLADAALAVVAAKGLKGLTHRAVDAEAGVAVGTTSNYFRNRAALVAAAVDRVEERDSLLLQQQGGSEFPTSVAALAEQLAGALLGLAKNHAELTRARFTFALDQPEVVAAGHQRMLSALEQMLDSLGIPDPRARAEAVSDYGDGLAMHLLTARSGQATDQATVAANVRRLLEG from the coding sequence ATGCCGGACAGACGAACCGACCTTGCCGACGCCGCCCTCGCCGTGGTCGCCGCCAAAGGTCTCAAGGGACTGACCCATCGGGCCGTTGACGCCGAAGCTGGCGTGGCCGTCGGAACGACCTCCAATTACTTCCGCAACCGTGCCGCTTTGGTAGCTGCCGCCGTCGACCGCGTTGAAGAACGGGATTCGCTCCTGCTGCAGCAGCAGGGTGGGTCCGAATTCCCGACGTCGGTAGCCGCCTTGGCGGAACAACTCGCGGGAGCGCTGCTCGGGCTCGCAAAAAACCACGCTGAACTGACCCGGGCACGATTCACCTTTGCCCTTGACCAACCCGAGGTGGTGGCCGCCGGGCACCAGAGGATGCTTTCAGCTCTTGAACAGATGCTCGATTCACTGGGAATTCCTGACCCAAGGGCCCGCGCAGAAGCCGTATCGGACTACGGCGACGGGTTGGCCATGCACCTCCTGACGGCACGCAGCGGCCAGGCGACGGACCAAGCCACAGTCGCAGCCAACGTCCGGCGACTCTTGGAGGGATGA
- the dnaE gene encoding DNA polymerase III subunit alpha, which produces MSFTHLHVSTAFSAHYGVSWPDELAQSAAADGATALACTDRDGLYGTIKHLKACMDASIDPIIGVDLAIFDDDGDHRTQVAGRVVVLAHGNNNGAGYRALCRLISDAHARTSGKAGGVVPVAVTRAELASRTLDPKTLKPVLTVLIGPDSDVGRAMGGRKYLRPRTLFKQWIDAMPPGTIVAEAVSHLSAPGEPLSTSHAVRMLKLALEYNIPAILSNAVRYCAQDGAPTADVLDSARTLKSLPELSSAPLLQTTGLLQPTGQLQPTGQGWLKNAQQMHQLGKEIMGAAGQGAAGLNKLLSNTEALADKCRIDPVLDMGWKKPVVPEASIIGIDRDPMVELTQRCEAGITRRFPGINGDAEIQMRSRLQHELGIIDKLGFASYFLTVAEVSRMIIEMGVRVAARGSGASSLVNYLIDISQVDPIRHDLIFERFLSGRRSTLPDIDIDVESAERHNVYRKIFERFGAERVTLMSMQNGYRARGAVRDAGMALGMDDGEIGEIAKQLWRFSARKFREALVEKPELREFAGRVEAGREGPGGMEENQQLDLLVDLTERLDRLPRHISMHPCGVILGDATLLDRTPVQPSGLGLPMSQFDKHDMDPMGMLKLDVLGVRMQSAMAFAVREVIRLHPSKAEVVAAGRHPVEVGGAGPDYIAQDGRIDLNAVPFDDEPTYELIRSTHTLGCFQIESPGQRELIGKMAPREFNDLIIDISLFRPGPMKSDMVRPFLEHRHGFAPEVYPHPDLIPVLQETHGVTVFHEQILKTFHVMTGCGLDRADEFRRALGDELHEPEVEKYFRREAIKRYSPDVVDKVWGTLKAFGSFGFCKAHGAAFAVPTYQSAWLKAHHPEAFLAGLWEHDPGMYPKRLLVAEARRLGIPILPLDINRSQAEYRVERIHEGKDFGKLGIRLSLNGIYGLSGAELKRIVAGQPYDSLADLRARARVSKPNIKRLAQLGAFDALHRDAGGTANRADLVQHLQALQASPSKKAADVIEGQLSFALGDIELRNLAPELPEPSMVENVRAELDLMAVDVSEHLMQSHRPLLDKLGVTTADKLLGLRNGTEVLVAGVRIATQTPPMRGGRRVVFISIDDGTGCVDTVFFHEAQEESGPLLFGTRLLLIRGTTRRTGPKGISLSASKAWDLSRPETLPFAEVLPPGAGLPPEFTHSGPLEGISRNLAITGLGS; this is translated from the coding sequence TTGAGCTTCACACACCTGCACGTCTCCACAGCCTTCAGCGCCCACTACGGCGTCTCCTGGCCAGACGAACTTGCCCAGTCAGCCGCAGCAGACGGCGCAACAGCGCTCGCCTGTACTGACCGGGACGGCCTGTACGGCACCATCAAACACCTCAAAGCATGCATGGACGCCAGTATCGACCCCATCATCGGCGTGGACCTCGCCATCTTCGACGACGACGGCGACCACCGCACCCAAGTAGCGGGCCGCGTCGTCGTACTCGCCCACGGCAACAACAATGGCGCCGGCTACCGGGCCCTCTGCCGACTAATCTCAGACGCCCATGCCCGCACCTCCGGCAAGGCCGGGGGAGTAGTGCCCGTCGCCGTAACACGGGCAGAACTCGCATCACGCACACTGGACCCCAAAACCCTCAAACCCGTGCTAACCGTCCTCATAGGACCGGACTCCGATGTAGGCCGCGCCATGGGAGGGCGGAAATATCTTCGCCCCCGCACACTTTTCAAACAATGGATCGACGCCATGCCGCCAGGAACAATCGTCGCCGAAGCCGTATCCCACCTCAGCGCCCCCGGAGAACCCCTCAGCACATCCCACGCTGTACGCATGCTCAAACTCGCCCTCGAATACAACATCCCCGCCATCCTTAGCAACGCCGTCCGCTACTGCGCCCAGGACGGCGCCCCCACCGCAGACGTCCTGGACTCAGCTCGCACACTAAAATCCCTCCCCGAACTCTCATCGGCCCCACTGCTGCAAACAACCGGCCTGCTCCAACCAACCGGGCAGCTGCAACCAACAGGGCAAGGCTGGTTGAAAAACGCCCAACAAATGCACCAACTCGGCAAGGAAATCATGGGCGCCGCAGGGCAAGGAGCGGCAGGGCTGAACAAGCTGCTCTCCAACACAGAAGCGCTCGCCGACAAATGCCGCATCGATCCCGTCCTGGACATGGGATGGAAAAAGCCCGTTGTTCCCGAAGCTTCCATCATCGGCATCGACCGTGACCCCATGGTGGAACTCACCCAACGATGCGAGGCAGGAATCACCCGCCGCTTCCCCGGCATCAACGGCGATGCGGAAATACAGATGCGCTCGCGGTTGCAGCATGAGTTGGGGATCATCGACAAACTCGGCTTTGCCTCCTACTTCCTCACTGTTGCGGAAGTATCCAGAATGATCATCGAGATGGGCGTCCGGGTGGCTGCCAGAGGTTCCGGCGCCTCCAGCTTGGTCAACTATCTGATCGACATCAGCCAAGTGGATCCCATCCGGCATGACCTCATTTTTGAACGGTTCCTCTCGGGTCGCCGATCCACCCTTCCCGATATTGACATCGACGTCGAAAGCGCCGAACGGCATAACGTCTACCGGAAGATCTTCGAGCGCTTCGGAGCCGAACGGGTGACCCTGATGAGCATGCAGAACGGGTACCGGGCCCGTGGTGCTGTCCGCGATGCCGGCATGGCCCTTGGCATGGACGATGGTGAAATCGGCGAAATTGCCAAGCAGTTGTGGCGGTTTTCTGCGCGTAAATTCAGGGAGGCATTGGTTGAAAAGCCCGAACTCCGAGAATTTGCCGGAAGGGTGGAGGCTGGCCGTGAAGGGCCTGGGGGCATGGAGGAAAACCAACAGTTGGACCTGCTGGTGGATCTTACTGAGAGGTTGGACCGCCTTCCGCGGCACATTTCCATGCACCCGTGCGGTGTGATCCTGGGCGATGCCACGCTCCTGGACAGAACCCCGGTACAGCCCAGCGGTTTGGGGCTGCCGATGAGCCAGTTCGATAAACACGACATGGATCCCATGGGCATGCTCAAACTGGATGTCCTGGGTGTGCGGATGCAAAGTGCCATGGCGTTTGCGGTGCGGGAGGTTATCCGCTTGCACCCGTCCAAAGCTGAAGTAGTGGCGGCTGGCCGCCACCCAGTGGAGGTGGGAGGCGCTGGCCCGGACTACATTGCCCAGGACGGCAGGATTGATCTCAATGCGGTGCCTTTCGACGACGAGCCCACCTATGAGTTGATCCGCAGTACCCACACCTTGGGCTGCTTCCAGATTGAATCCCCTGGCCAGCGTGAGCTTATTGGGAAGATGGCGCCGCGCGAATTCAATGACCTCATTATCGATATTTCCTTGTTCCGGCCTGGACCCATGAAGTCGGACATGGTCCGCCCCTTCCTTGAACACCGGCATGGTTTCGCACCCGAGGTCTACCCGCACCCGGACCTGATACCCGTTTTGCAGGAAACCCATGGCGTCACGGTTTTCCATGAGCAGATCCTGAAGACCTTCCATGTCATGACGGGGTGTGGTTTGGACCGGGCGGACGAGTTTCGAAGGGCCTTGGGTGATGAGCTCCACGAACCTGAAGTAGAGAAGTATTTCCGTCGGGAAGCGATCAAGAGATACTCCCCGGACGTCGTGGACAAAGTATGGGGAACCCTCAAAGCCTTCGGCAGCTTTGGTTTCTGCAAAGCCCATGGAGCTGCCTTTGCTGTGCCCACCTATCAATCGGCGTGGCTGAAGGCACACCACCCTGAAGCGTTCCTTGCAGGGCTGTGGGAACACGATCCAGGGATGTACCCCAAACGACTGCTGGTTGCTGAGGCCCGCCGCTTGGGTATTCCCATCCTGCCCTTGGATATTAATCGCAGCCAGGCTGAATACAGAGTGGAAAGAATCCATGAAGGCAAGGATTTCGGCAAGCTAGGCATTCGCTTGAGCCTGAACGGAATATATGGACTGTCGGGAGCGGAGCTGAAGCGGATAGTAGCTGGTCAACCCTATGATTCCCTCGCGGACCTCCGGGCAAGGGCCAGGGTGAGCAAACCGAACATCAAGAGGCTCGCCCAACTTGGAGCCTTCGATGCCCTGCACCGGGATGCTGGCGGAACTGCAAACCGTGCCGATCTAGTGCAGCACTTGCAGGCCCTCCAGGCCAGTCCCTCGAAGAAAGCTGCGGATGTCATTGAGGGTCAACTGTCATTTGCCCTGGGTGATATTGAGTTGAGGAACCTGGCTCCTGAACTTCCCGAGCCTTCCATGGTGGAAAATGTCAGGGCCGAGCTTGATCTCATGGCAGTGGATGTGAGCGAGCATCTTATGCAAAGCCATAGGCCATTACTGGACAAGCTTGGCGTCACCACGGCGGATAAGCTTCTTGGGCTTCGGAACGGTACCGAGGTACTGGTTGCCGGTGTCCGGATCGCAACGCAGACACCTCCCATGCGTGGTGGTCGCCGCGTGGTGTTCATCAGCATCGACGACGGTACAGGCTGCGTGGACACCGTCTTCTTCCACGAAGCGCAGGAAGAATCGGGTCCGCTCCTGTTCGGTACCCGGCTTCTGCTGATCCGCGGAACGACGCGGAGAACAGGTCCCAAGGGAATCAGCCTCAGTGCCAGCAAAGCCTGGGACCTTAGCCGCCCCGAAACCTTGCCGTTTGCCGAAGTGCTGCCACCCGGCGCCGGGCTTCCGCCTGAATTCACTCATTCAGGACCCCTCGAAGGTATCTCCAGGAACCTGGCCATTACCGGGTTGGGGAGCTGA